A genomic segment from Candidatus Woesearchaeota archaeon encodes:
- the dusB gene encoding tRNA dihydrouridine synthase DusB, with the protein MPRFPPLKGKALLAPMSGVSDIAFRALCRKHGAALTTTEFISATAIARKNEKTLAKLALHPSEQPSSVQIFGSNLQDIITAAKAVERYADIIDLNLGCPVYKVIRQGAGSALLANEEQLYHFLKTITRHLTKPFTVKIRKGIDENHSNAVAVAKLCEKAGAAAITIHGRTQKQYFSGRADWDAIRHVKQAVRIPVIGNGDIRTPHDAQRMLEQTGCDYVMVGRGAIGRPRIFHAINTYLETGTTYQWPYHVQLDDALSYYRLASHYHIPTTHIRQQIINFTKGIPHSATMRKDLATLPFENIRDYLERRKQELEKRTVKNREEQNNH; encoded by the coding sequence ATGCCACGCTTTCCACCACTCAAAGGCAAAGCACTCCTCGCGCCCATGTCCGGCGTCTCAGACATCGCCTTCCGAGCACTCTGCAGAAAACACGGAGCAGCGCTTACCACAACAGAATTCATCTCAGCCACCGCCATCGCCAGGAAAAACGAGAAAACACTTGCCAAACTCGCACTCCACCCCAGTGAACAACCCTCGAGCGTTCAAATCTTCGGCTCCAATCTCCAAGACATCATCACCGCCGCAAAAGCCGTGGAACGCTATGCAGACATCATCGACCTCAATCTCGGCTGCCCCGTCTACAAAGTCATCAGGCAAGGGGCAGGATCTGCTCTTCTCGCCAACGAAGAACAACTCTACCACTTCCTCAAAACCATCACGCGGCACCTCACCAAACCATTCACCGTCAAGATACGCAAAGGCATCGATGAGAACCACAGCAACGCTGTGGCTGTCGCAAAACTCTGCGAAAAAGCAGGAGCTGCTGCAATAACCATCCACGGAAGAACACAAAAACAATACTTCTCCGGCCGGGCAGACTGGGACGCCATCCGCCACGTCAAACAAGCAGTACGGATCCCAGTCATTGGCAATGGAGACATACGAACGCCACACGATGCTCAACGCATGCTCGAACAAACAGGCTGCGACTACGTCATGGTCGGCAGAGGAGCAATAGGACGCCCCCGCATCTTCCACGCTATCAACACCTACCTCGAAACAGGCACAACATATCAATGGCCGTACCACGTCCAACTCGACGACGCCCTCTCCTATTACCGCCTCGCTAGCCACTATCACATTCCAACAACACACATCCGTCAACAAATCATCAACTTCACGAAAGGAATACCCCACAGCGCAACAATGCGCAAGGACCTCGCCACCCTCCCTTTTGAAAACATACGAGACTACCTCGAACGACGCAAACAAGAACTTGAGAAACGAACGGTGAAGAACCGCGAAGAACAAAACAACCACTAA